From the genome of Impatiens glandulifera chromosome 9, dImpGla2.1, whole genome shotgun sequence, one region includes:
- the LOC124913883 gene encoding ABC transporter B family member 19 isoform X2, producing the protein MYTGERQVGTLRKKYLEAVLKQDVGFFDTDARTGDIVFSVSTDTLLVQDAIGEKVGNFIHYLSTFLAGLVVGFVSAWRLALLSVAVIPGIAFAGGLYAYTLTGLTSKSRESYANAGVIAEQAIAQVRTVYSYVGESKALNAYSDAIQHTLKLGYKAGMAKGLGLGCTYGIACMSWALVFWYAGVFIRNGETDGGKAFTAIFSAIVGGMSLGQSFSNLGAFSKGKAAGFKLLEIINQKPTIAQDSTEGKCLAEVNGNIKFQNVTFSYPSRPDVIIFRDFSISFPAGKTVAVVGGSGSGKSTVVSLIERFYDPNQGEILLDDVDIKTLQLRWLRDQIGLVNQEPALFATTILENILYGKPDASMAEVEAAASAANAHSFISLLPNGYDTQVGERGVQLSGGQKQRIAIARAMLKDPKILLLDEATSALDAGSESIVQEALDRLMVGRTTVVIAHRLSTIRNVDSIVVIQQGQVVEMGSHEELIGKSGAYASLIRFQEMVGNRDLYSASTRCSRSSRLSHSLSTKSLSLRSGSLRNLSYSYSTGADGRIEMISNAETDRKNRAPHGYFCRLLKLNAPEWPYSIMGAVGSILSGFIGPTFAIVMSNMIEVFYYTDLQKMERKTREYIFIYIGAGIYAVIAYLIQHYFFSIMGENLTTRVRRMMLAAILRNEVGWYDEEEHNSSLVAARLAIDAADVKSAIAERISVILQNMTSLLFSFIVAFIVEWRVSLLILAAFAPLVLANFAQQLSLKGFAGDTAKEHAKTSMIAGEGVSNIRTVAAFNAQDKILNLFCNELRLPQSRSLRRSHTAGSLFGLSQLALYASEALILWYGANLVRKGLSTFSKVIKVFVVLVITANSVAETVSMAPEIVRGGEAVASVFSILDRSTKIDPDDSEAEQVESVRGEIELRRVEFAYPSRPDIIVFKDFNLRIRAGQSQALVGSSGSGKSSVIVLIERFYDPLAGKIMIDGKDIRRLNLKSLRQKIGLVQQEPALFAASIFDNIAYGKDGATEAEVMEAARAANVHAFVSSLPEGYRTQVGERGVQLSGGQKQRIAIARAVVKDPAILLLDEATSALDAESECVLQEALERLMRGRTTVVVAHRLSTIRAVDNIAVIQDGRIVEQGRHGELISRPEGAYSRLLQLQHHK; encoded by the exons ATGTATACTGGTGAAAGACAAGTTGGAACTCTGAGGAAGAAGTATTTGGAGGCGGTGTTGAAGCAGGATGTTGGTTTCTTTGATACAGATGCCAGGACCGGAGATATCGTCTTTAGTGTTTCCACGGATACTCTGCTCGTACAAGATGCCATCGGTGAGAAG GTGGGGAATTTCATTCACTACCTATCGACCTTTCTGGCGGGATTGGTGGTGGGTTTTGTCTCAGCGTGGAGGCTTGCTCTGCTCAGCGTGGCAGTGATTCCTGGAATTGCTTTTGCAGGTGGCTTGTATGCTTACACTCTCACTGGCCTCACCTCCAAGAGCCGTGAATCATATGCAAATGCCGGCGTAATCGCTGAGCAg GCTATTGCCCAAGTTCGAACTGTTTATTCATACGTTGGTGAGAGCAAGGCCTTGAATGCTTATTCTGATGCAATACAACATACCCTGAAGCTCGGATACAAGGCCGGAATGGCGAAAGGCCTTGGATTAGGGTGCACTTATGGAATAGCATGCATGTCATGGGCCTTAGTGTTTTGGTATGCTGGTGTTTTTATTAGGAATGGGGAGACTGACGGAGGCAAGGCATTTACTGCCATATTCTCAGCCATAGTTGGGGGCAT GAGTTTAGGCCAGTCGTTTTCAAATCTTGGAGCATTTAGTAAAGGGAAAGCTGCGGGTTTCAAGCTCTTGGAGATTATCAACCAGAAGCCAACTATAGCTCAAGACTCAACAGAAGGGAAGTGTTTGGCTGAGGTCAATGGGAACATCAAATTCCAAAATGTGACCTTCAGCTACCCATCTCGACCCGATGTTATCATATTCAGAGATTTCTCAATCTCTTTCCCTGCTGGAAAGACTGTTGCAGTTGTTGGAGGAAGTGGATCAGGAAAAAGCACGGTTGTCTCCTTAATTGAGAGGTTCTATGATCCTAATCAGG GAGAGATTTTGCTTGATGATGTTGATATTAAGACGCTACAATTAAGATGGTTGAGGGATCAAATTGGGTTGGTGAACCAGGAGCCTGCTCTCTTTGCTACCACCATACTGGAAAACATACTCTATGGAAAACCAGATGCATCTATGGCTGAAGTTGAAGCTGCTGCTTCTGCAGCCAATGCTCACTCTTTTATCAGCCTACTTCCCAATGGCTATGACACTCAG GTAGGGGAAAGAGGGGTTCAGCTTTCTGGAGGTCAAAAACAGAGAATTGCAATTGCAAGAGCAATGCTGAAAGACCCAAAGATCCTTCTACTTGATGAAGCAACTAGTGCCCTTGATGCTGGCTCTGAGAGCATTGTTCAAGAGGCCCTCGACCGCCTTATGGTTGGGAGAACAACAGTTGTGATTGCCCATCGCCTATCTACCATAAGAAATGTGGACTCTATTGTAGTCATCCAACAAGGACAGGTTGTGGAGATGGGAAGCCACGAAGAACTGATTGGGAAAAGTGGAGCATATGCATCCTTAATCCGATTCCAAGAAATGGTAGGAAATAGGGACTTGTACAGCGCATCAACGAGGTGTTCAAGATCATCACGCCTGAGCCATTCTCTATCAACCAAGTCATTAAGCCTAAGATCTGGGAGCTTGAGGAATCTGAGCTATTCTTACAGCACTGGAGCGGATGGTCGGATTGAGATGATATCGAATGCTGAAACAGACAGGAAAAACAGAGCACCACATGGATATTTCTGCCGGCTTCTGAAGCTAAATGCTCCAGAATGGCCTTATTCCATTATGGGTGCTGTAGGATCAATCCTCTCTGGTTTCATCGGACCAACTTTTGCTATTGTCATGAGCAATATGATTGAGGTTTTCTACTACACGGATCTTCAAAAGATGGAGAGAAAGACGAGGGAAtacattttcatatatattggAGCTGGAATCTATGCTGTGATTGCTTACTTGATACAACATTACTTCTTCAGCATCATGGGAGAGAACCTCACCACTAGAGTGAGGAGAATGATGCTTGCGG CTATCCTAAGGAATGAAGTGGGATGGTATGATGAGGAGGAGCACAACTCGAGCCTGGTGGCAGCTCGGCTAGCCATAGATGCTGCGGATGTGAAATCGGCCATTGCAGAGAGGATATCTGTAATACTACAGAATATGACTTCCCTTCTATTTTCCTTCATAGTGGCTTTCATAGTGGAATGGAGGGTCTCCCTTCTCATTCTGGCAGCCTTCGCACCTCTTGTCCTGGCTAATTTTGCTCAG CAACTCTCACTGAAAGGGTTTGCTGGGGATACTGCCAAGGAACATGCAAAGACCAGCATGATCGCGGGCGAGGGGGTCAGCAACATCCGTACAGTTGCAGCTTTCAATGCCCAAGACAAGATCCTTAACCTCTTCTGTAACGAGCTCCGGCTACCACAGAGCCGGAGCCTTCGTAGGAGTCACACGGCAGGCAGTCTTTTTGGTCTGTCTCAGTTAGCTCTTTATGCTTCAGAGGCACTCATCCTCTGGTACGGTGCCAATCTTGTACGTAAAGGCCTCTCCACATTTTCAAAGGTCATCAAAGTCTTCGTTGTTCTTGTCATCACCGCAAATTCAGTTGCGGAAACTGTTAGCATGGCCCCAGAAATAGTTAGGGGAGGAGAAGCAGTCGCTTCAGTGTTCTCAATTCTTGATCGTTCAACCAAGATCGACCCTGACGACTCAGAAGCAGAGCAGGTAGAATCCGTTCGCGGCGAAATTGAACTCCGCCGCGTAGAATTCGCGTACCCGTCTAGGCCTGACATAATTGTTTTCAAGGACTTCAATCTCAGAATTCGCGCCGGCCAAAGCCAGGCTCTAGTAGGATCCAGCGGCTCGGGAAAGAGCTCGGTGATCGTCTTAATAGAGCGATTCTACGATCCGTTGGCAGGGAAAATCATGATCGACGGTAAAGACATCCGCAGGTTAAACTTGAAATCACTCAGGCAAAAGATCGGTTTAGTTCAACAAGAACCGGCTCTCTTCGCTGCCAGCATATTCGACAACATTGCTTACGGAAAGGACGGAGCAACCGAGGCCGAGGTGATGGAGGCAGCCCGCGCTGCAAACGTGCACGCGTTTGTCAGCTCGCTGCCAGAAGGATACAGAACGCAGGTTGGAGAAAGAGGGGTTCAGTTATCTGGAGGTCAGAAACAGAGGATTGCTATAGCCAGGGCAGTAGTGAAGGACCCTGCAATATTACTACTAGACGAGGCAACGAGTGCCCTGGACGCAGAGTCAGAATGCGTGCTGCAAGAGGCCCTGGAGAGGCTAATGAGGGGGAGAACGACGGTGGTGGTGGCTCATAGGCTGTCTACGATAAGGGCTGTTGACAACATAGCGGTTATACAAGACGGTAGAATCGTGGAGCAGGGTAGACATGGGGAGCTGATTAGCCGGCCTGAAGGGGCCTATTCTAGGCTTTTACAGCTTCAACACCACAAATAA
- the LOC124914841 gene encoding ubiquitin-conjugating enzyme E2 2-like, with protein sequence MSTSARKRLMRDFKRLQQDPPAGISGAPYDNNIMLWNAVIFGPDDTPWDGGTFKLTLQFNEDYPNKPPTVRFVSRMFHPNIYADGSICLDILQNQWSPIYDVAAILTSIQSLLCDPNPNSPANSEAARMFSENKREYNRRVREIVEQSWTAD encoded by the exons ATGTCAACATCGGCTAGGAAGAGATTGATGAGGGATTTCAAGAGATTGCAGCAGGATCCTCCCGCTGGTATTAGCGGTGCTCCTTATGACAATAATATAATGCTCTGGAACGCTGTCATATTTGG TCCTGATGACACACCTTGGGATGGAG GTACGTTTAAGCTGACTCTTCAGTTCAATGAGGACTACCCTAACAAGCCACCAACAGTTCGGTTTGTTTCTCGGATGTTTCATCCCAATA TTTATGCTGATGGGAGTATTTGCTTGGATATTTTACAAAACCAATGGAGTCCAATATATGATGTAGCTGCTATACTCACATCAATCCAG TCACTGCTATGTGATCCCAATCCAAATTCGCCTGCGAATTCAGAAGCAGCAAGAATGTTTAGCGAGAATAAGCGCGAATACAACAGGAGAGTGAGGGAGATTGTTGAGCAAAGCTGGACTGCTGATTAA
- the LOC124914860 gene encoding programmed cell death protein 2-like — translation MEKVYLGMPESWAKDKSEQSDHYTTKVGGLPDWPMPISAIDSNLLICSKCGSNLCLVTQVYAPLFTDTLKIEERTLYVLGCIASKCGSSQESWRVLRLQKASPSNGDSELACDNKSLMKLDTEDDHDDGSETDNYSMSLEELGDALAASLSCIQNEHNNNHNKGKSKNVPKHSTTKKTTKVADKLTPVLPCFYIYPEEEKTCSKNIATLCPNLASISITNENGQEQEETWLEEAYEYDKALTADRTFLKFKKRLNAYPEQCFRYSYGGNPLLPSAKSEDSGSCKHCGGLRNYEMQLMSPLLYFLQDQEKETKEHCSLDNWNWLTLIVHTCSNSCFLNQEEDSNRSDGGWCVIEEAIAILNDDDDQ, via the exons ATGGAAAAAGTTTATCTGGGTATGCCAGAATCATGGGCAAAGGATAAATCTGAACAATCTGATCATTATACCACCAAAGTTGGCGGTCTTCCT GACTGGCCAATGCCAATTAGTGCTATTGACTCCAATCTTCTCATCTGTAGTAAATGTGGAAGCAATCTCTGCCTTGTAACACAG GTTTATGCACCATTGTTCACCGACACACTTAAGATTGAAGAACGCACATTGTATGTTCTTGGTTGTATTGCATCAAAATGTGGGAGTTCTCAAGAAAG TTGGAGGGTTTTACGGCTCCAAAAGGCTTCTCCTAGCAATGGAGACTCGGAATTAGCCTGTGATAACAAGTCTTTGATGAAATTAGACACTGAAGATGATCATGATGACGGTAGTGAAACAGATAATTACAGCATGTCTTTGGAAGAGCTTGGCGATGCACTTGCTGCTAGTTTATCTTGTATACAAAATGaacataataataatcataataaggGCAAGTCTAAGAATGTTCCAAAACACTCAACTACGAAGAAAACCACGAAAGTGGCTGATAAATTAACACCAg TCTTGCCATGCTTTTATATATATCCCGAGGAAGAAAAAACATGTTCCAAAAACATTGCAACCCTTTGCCCAAATCTGGCCTCAATTTCCATAACGAATGAGAATGgtcaagaacaagaagaaacttGGTTGGAGGAGGCTTACGAGTATGACAAAGCCTTAACTGCTGACAGGACCTTCCtcaagtttaaaaaacggtTGAATGCCTACCCAGAACAGTGTTTCAGGTATTCTTATGGTGGAAATCCGCTCCTGCCTTCGGCCAAGAGTGAAGACTCGGGTTCGTGCAAACATTGTGGTGGATTAAGAAACTACGAGATGCAACTAATGTCACCACTGTTGTATTTTCTTCAAGATCAGGAAAAGGAAACTAAGGAACATTGTAGTCTTGACAATTGGAATTGGTTAACCCTGATTGTGCATACATGTTCTAATAGTTGTTTCTTGAATCAAGAAGAAGACAGCAATCGGTCTGATGGGGGCTGGTGTGTGATAGAGGAAGCCATTGCCATACTTAATGACGATGATGATCAGTAG
- the LOC124913883 gene encoding ABC transporter B family member 19 isoform X1, with product MAENGEHKAMPAEVEKKKEEQSVPFFRLFSFADKYDWLLMISGSIGAVIHGSAMPVFFLLFGQMINGFGMNQMDLQTMTHEVSKYALYFVYFGLIVCISSYAEIACWMYTGERQVGTLRKKYLEAVLKQDVGFFDTDARTGDIVFSVSTDTLLVQDAIGEKVGNFIHYLSTFLAGLVVGFVSAWRLALLSVAVIPGIAFAGGLYAYTLTGLTSKSRESYANAGVIAEQAIAQVRTVYSYVGESKALNAYSDAIQHTLKLGYKAGMAKGLGLGCTYGIACMSWALVFWYAGVFIRNGETDGGKAFTAIFSAIVGGMSLGQSFSNLGAFSKGKAAGFKLLEIINQKPTIAQDSTEGKCLAEVNGNIKFQNVTFSYPSRPDVIIFRDFSISFPAGKTVAVVGGSGSGKSTVVSLIERFYDPNQGEILLDDVDIKTLQLRWLRDQIGLVNQEPALFATTILENILYGKPDASMAEVEAAASAANAHSFISLLPNGYDTQVGERGVQLSGGQKQRIAIARAMLKDPKILLLDEATSALDAGSESIVQEALDRLMVGRTTVVIAHRLSTIRNVDSIVVIQQGQVVEMGSHEELIGKSGAYASLIRFQEMVGNRDLYSASTRCSRSSRLSHSLSTKSLSLRSGSLRNLSYSYSTGADGRIEMISNAETDRKNRAPHGYFCRLLKLNAPEWPYSIMGAVGSILSGFIGPTFAIVMSNMIEVFYYTDLQKMERKTREYIFIYIGAGIYAVIAYLIQHYFFSIMGENLTTRVRRMMLAAILRNEVGWYDEEEHNSSLVAARLAIDAADVKSAIAERISVILQNMTSLLFSFIVAFIVEWRVSLLILAAFAPLVLANFAQQLSLKGFAGDTAKEHAKTSMIAGEGVSNIRTVAAFNAQDKILNLFCNELRLPQSRSLRRSHTAGSLFGLSQLALYASEALILWYGANLVRKGLSTFSKVIKVFVVLVITANSVAETVSMAPEIVRGGEAVASVFSILDRSTKIDPDDSEAEQVESVRGEIELRRVEFAYPSRPDIIVFKDFNLRIRAGQSQALVGSSGSGKSSVIVLIERFYDPLAGKIMIDGKDIRRLNLKSLRQKIGLVQQEPALFAASIFDNIAYGKDGATEAEVMEAARAANVHAFVSSLPEGYRTQVGERGVQLSGGQKQRIAIARAVVKDPAILLLDEATSALDAESECVLQEALERLMRGRTTVVVAHRLSTIRAVDNIAVIQDGRIVEQGRHGELISRPEGAYSRLLQLQHHK from the exons ATGGCGGAGAATGGAGAGCATAAAGCAATGCCGGCGGAGgttgagaagaagaaggaagagcagagtgtGCCGTTTTTCCGCTTATTCTCCTTTGCGGATAAGTACGATTGGTTACTTATGATCTCCGGTAGCATCGGAGCGGTTATTCACGGCTCCGCCATGCctgtcttctttcttctatttGGACAAATGATTAATGGATTCGGAATGAACCAGATGGATTTGCAAACAATGACTCATGAAGTTTCCAAG TACGCACTGTATTTCGTTTATTTTGGGCTGATCGTGTGCATATCCTCATATGCAG AAATTGCGTGTTGGATGTATACTGGTGAAAGACAAGTTGGAACTCTGAGGAAGAAGTATTTGGAGGCGGTGTTGAAGCAGGATGTTGGTTTCTTTGATACAGATGCCAGGACCGGAGATATCGTCTTTAGTGTTTCCACGGATACTCTGCTCGTACAAGATGCCATCGGTGAGAAG GTGGGGAATTTCATTCACTACCTATCGACCTTTCTGGCGGGATTGGTGGTGGGTTTTGTCTCAGCGTGGAGGCTTGCTCTGCTCAGCGTGGCAGTGATTCCTGGAATTGCTTTTGCAGGTGGCTTGTATGCTTACACTCTCACTGGCCTCACCTCCAAGAGCCGTGAATCATATGCAAATGCCGGCGTAATCGCTGAGCAg GCTATTGCCCAAGTTCGAACTGTTTATTCATACGTTGGTGAGAGCAAGGCCTTGAATGCTTATTCTGATGCAATACAACATACCCTGAAGCTCGGATACAAGGCCGGAATGGCGAAAGGCCTTGGATTAGGGTGCACTTATGGAATAGCATGCATGTCATGGGCCTTAGTGTTTTGGTATGCTGGTGTTTTTATTAGGAATGGGGAGACTGACGGAGGCAAGGCATTTACTGCCATATTCTCAGCCATAGTTGGGGGCAT GAGTTTAGGCCAGTCGTTTTCAAATCTTGGAGCATTTAGTAAAGGGAAAGCTGCGGGTTTCAAGCTCTTGGAGATTATCAACCAGAAGCCAACTATAGCTCAAGACTCAACAGAAGGGAAGTGTTTGGCTGAGGTCAATGGGAACATCAAATTCCAAAATGTGACCTTCAGCTACCCATCTCGACCCGATGTTATCATATTCAGAGATTTCTCAATCTCTTTCCCTGCTGGAAAGACTGTTGCAGTTGTTGGAGGAAGTGGATCAGGAAAAAGCACGGTTGTCTCCTTAATTGAGAGGTTCTATGATCCTAATCAGG GAGAGATTTTGCTTGATGATGTTGATATTAAGACGCTACAATTAAGATGGTTGAGGGATCAAATTGGGTTGGTGAACCAGGAGCCTGCTCTCTTTGCTACCACCATACTGGAAAACATACTCTATGGAAAACCAGATGCATCTATGGCTGAAGTTGAAGCTGCTGCTTCTGCAGCCAATGCTCACTCTTTTATCAGCCTACTTCCCAATGGCTATGACACTCAG GTAGGGGAAAGAGGGGTTCAGCTTTCTGGAGGTCAAAAACAGAGAATTGCAATTGCAAGAGCAATGCTGAAAGACCCAAAGATCCTTCTACTTGATGAAGCAACTAGTGCCCTTGATGCTGGCTCTGAGAGCATTGTTCAAGAGGCCCTCGACCGCCTTATGGTTGGGAGAACAACAGTTGTGATTGCCCATCGCCTATCTACCATAAGAAATGTGGACTCTATTGTAGTCATCCAACAAGGACAGGTTGTGGAGATGGGAAGCCACGAAGAACTGATTGGGAAAAGTGGAGCATATGCATCCTTAATCCGATTCCAAGAAATGGTAGGAAATAGGGACTTGTACAGCGCATCAACGAGGTGTTCAAGATCATCACGCCTGAGCCATTCTCTATCAACCAAGTCATTAAGCCTAAGATCTGGGAGCTTGAGGAATCTGAGCTATTCTTACAGCACTGGAGCGGATGGTCGGATTGAGATGATATCGAATGCTGAAACAGACAGGAAAAACAGAGCACCACATGGATATTTCTGCCGGCTTCTGAAGCTAAATGCTCCAGAATGGCCTTATTCCATTATGGGTGCTGTAGGATCAATCCTCTCTGGTTTCATCGGACCAACTTTTGCTATTGTCATGAGCAATATGATTGAGGTTTTCTACTACACGGATCTTCAAAAGATGGAGAGAAAGACGAGGGAAtacattttcatatatattggAGCTGGAATCTATGCTGTGATTGCTTACTTGATACAACATTACTTCTTCAGCATCATGGGAGAGAACCTCACCACTAGAGTGAGGAGAATGATGCTTGCGG CTATCCTAAGGAATGAAGTGGGATGGTATGATGAGGAGGAGCACAACTCGAGCCTGGTGGCAGCTCGGCTAGCCATAGATGCTGCGGATGTGAAATCGGCCATTGCAGAGAGGATATCTGTAATACTACAGAATATGACTTCCCTTCTATTTTCCTTCATAGTGGCTTTCATAGTGGAATGGAGGGTCTCCCTTCTCATTCTGGCAGCCTTCGCACCTCTTGTCCTGGCTAATTTTGCTCAG CAACTCTCACTGAAAGGGTTTGCTGGGGATACTGCCAAGGAACATGCAAAGACCAGCATGATCGCGGGCGAGGGGGTCAGCAACATCCGTACAGTTGCAGCTTTCAATGCCCAAGACAAGATCCTTAACCTCTTCTGTAACGAGCTCCGGCTACCACAGAGCCGGAGCCTTCGTAGGAGTCACACGGCAGGCAGTCTTTTTGGTCTGTCTCAGTTAGCTCTTTATGCTTCAGAGGCACTCATCCTCTGGTACGGTGCCAATCTTGTACGTAAAGGCCTCTCCACATTTTCAAAGGTCATCAAAGTCTTCGTTGTTCTTGTCATCACCGCAAATTCAGTTGCGGAAACTGTTAGCATGGCCCCAGAAATAGTTAGGGGAGGAGAAGCAGTCGCTTCAGTGTTCTCAATTCTTGATCGTTCAACCAAGATCGACCCTGACGACTCAGAAGCAGAGCAGGTAGAATCCGTTCGCGGCGAAATTGAACTCCGCCGCGTAGAATTCGCGTACCCGTCTAGGCCTGACATAATTGTTTTCAAGGACTTCAATCTCAGAATTCGCGCCGGCCAAAGCCAGGCTCTAGTAGGATCCAGCGGCTCGGGAAAGAGCTCGGTGATCGTCTTAATAGAGCGATTCTACGATCCGTTGGCAGGGAAAATCATGATCGACGGTAAAGACATCCGCAGGTTAAACTTGAAATCACTCAGGCAAAAGATCGGTTTAGTTCAACAAGAACCGGCTCTCTTCGCTGCCAGCATATTCGACAACATTGCTTACGGAAAGGACGGAGCAACCGAGGCCGAGGTGATGGAGGCAGCCCGCGCTGCAAACGTGCACGCGTTTGTCAGCTCGCTGCCAGAAGGATACAGAACGCAGGTTGGAGAAAGAGGGGTTCAGTTATCTGGAGGTCAGAAACAGAGGATTGCTATAGCCAGGGCAGTAGTGAAGGACCCTGCAATATTACTACTAGACGAGGCAACGAGTGCCCTGGACGCAGAGTCAGAATGCGTGCTGCAAGAGGCCCTGGAGAGGCTAATGAGGGGGAGAACGACGGTGGTGGTGGCTCATAGGCTGTCTACGATAAGGGCTGTTGACAACATAGCGGTTATACAAGACGGTAGAATCGTGGAGCAGGGTAGACATGGGGAGCTGATTAGCCGGCCTGAAGGGGCCTATTCTAGGCTTTTACAGCTTCAACACCACAAATAA
- the LOC124916541 gene encoding uncharacterized protein At3g28850-like: MGCVNSKQHRKVCQKCKSPIQPSSRTISIHPPNPDSTNLNKDEHRKINDVIMDFPIEVIEAKNWSEMIEKKIPKILPKTPMHLTPPGEPETINTWELMEGLEDNLHSFSFHVAPSPLEEEKTQSSAEISLNSSNSSTSVTNSELDKTEISSFRKELEELNPENPFHLNPILDYTEESKKATRVVLYFTSLRGIRKTYKECSNVRVTLRDLGFRVDERDVWMHSGFKDELKELLKGEEKEGGSIRLPRVFVGNKYIGGAEEIRHLHEEGELEKVLEGCERSNSGCRRRGVCEGCGDVGFLPCETCNGSCKIYYEHDEDYYYHEEEDEECDESEYGFQRCPDCNENGLIRCSICCCDY, encoded by the coding sequence ATGGGTTGCGTCAATTCTAAACAGCATAGAAAGGTATGCCAAAAATGCAAATCCCCTATCCAGCCTTCTTCCAGAACCATCTCCATCCACCCGCCAAACCCAGATTCAACCAATCTTAACAAAGACGAACACAGGAAGATAAATGATGTAATTATGGATTTCCCCATTGAGGTTATTGAAGCCAAGAATTGGTCAGAGATGATCGAaaagaaaataccaaaaatcCTTCCAAAAACGCCCATGCATCTTACCCCGCCCGGTGAGCCTGAGACGATCAATACCTGGGAATTAATGGAGGGTTTGGAAGATAACCTCCATAGCTTCTCCTTCCACGTCGCCCCTAGTCCtttggaagaagaaaaaacacaatCCTCGGCTGAAATATCCTTAAATTCATCGAATTCTTCGACATCTGTAACAAACTCAGAACTTGACAAAACAGAGATTTCATCGTTTAGGAAAGAACTCGAGGAGCTGAACCCAGAAAACCCATTTCACCTAAACCCAATATTAGATTATACAGAAGAATCGAAAAAAGCAACAAGGGTTGTCCTGTATTTCACGAGCTTGAGAGGAATTAGAAAGACGTACAAGGAATGCAGTAATGTGAGGGTAACCTTAAGAGATTTAGGGTTCCGAGTAGATGAAAGAGACGTATGGATGCATTCCGGTTTCAAGGACGAGCTAAAGGAGCTTTTAAAAGgggaagaaaaagaaggaggGTCGATTAGATTGCCAAGAGTGTTTGTGGGTAACAAGTATATAGGAGGAGCAGAGGAAATCAGGCATTTGCATGAAGAAGGAGAACTGGAGAAGGTATTGGAAGGGTGCGAGAGATCAAACTCCGGCTGCCGGCGGCGAGGGGTTTGTGAAGGTTGTGGGGATGTAGGTTTCTTACCTTGTGAAACATGCAATGGAAGCTGTAAGATTTACTATGAACATGATGAAGATTACTATtatcatgaagaagaagatgaagaatgtgaTGAGAGTGAATATGGGTTTCAGAGATGCCCTGATTGTAATGAGAATGGTTTAATTCGTTGTTCAATTTGTTGTTgtgattattga